From a single Schistosoma mansoni strain Puerto Rico chromosome 4, complete genome genomic region:
- a CDS encoding putative gata zinc finger domain-containing protein — MDVSILSVNHQKENYQSDEHHSDNHKDGYSHHNHHVPHYHGHHREIDQRHETEPRHHYYHRHLHYPQAVQHHLKKSEHQESQEHKPMTEEYRHVSKPQSHEQGENRPANVDYVSKHKENHRHPSAKPTSPQSISPTIQTENKKVHNPSAELKEKPSSTTKQNLSNKETDEKANTEQNKAKSTAELKDESKIKKEHSENVKKKTHNENPTHKKQPIKSSDHSYTKDQTQLPTSNLENKPSSRQNYKENRNNEHSIHKSSNSHNYKPHEHNEYKKHIDSNKQESKTEVKEYSTKRNEESSLSNEPNSNNNNEKNTGKNDNKLSYYTKTSEYKTENKNDELISSSQPTVTQSLTSVSFVSGSNKYDSTKSNEYKTSSQSTVSKPVSEDEIKTQIEKLLKDNLNNLILKIQKTKADESKQSSSPSSESSSTQPDQLPPPVKKDENYYKYYRPNHKEMRHRPNDEDDERKLHEHDHHHDRHDDEHKLHKPEEYKPWSDKYELRPSTKDRHIPPPHHHHHHPNPHFPPHHPFPLGPESESQNSPSRNSFPKQYHMFRYHELDKQNQEIPYRLRSHEEDFSNRHANEEDNDRNSYQSKSPPKKQQSIIQSVSATVNPTQPLNGYEGATKILDSVSIPLTINIDDLSSGDCPFTPCTKTCPGSLYKLNETTGCATCHCCSSVTCYNQCTQGYEADKYGCPTCKCLTSYY, encoded by the exons ATGGATG TTTCAATATTATCTGTAAATcatcaaaaagaaaattatcaaTCAGATGAACATCATAGTGACAATCACAAAGATGGTTATTCACATCATAACCATCATGTACCTCACTATCATGGACATCATCGGGAAATTGATCAAAGACATGAAACTGAACCAagacatcattattatcatcgtcATCTTCATTATCCACAAGCGGTGCAACATCATTTGAAAAAGTCAGAACATCAAGAAAGTCAAGAACATAAACCGATGACTGAAGAATACCGCCATGTCTCAAAACCTCAGTCTCATGAACAAGGAGAAAATCGACCAGCGAATGTAGATTATGTATCAAAACATAAAGAAAATCACCGTCATCCATCAGCGAAACCAACTTCACCCCAATCAATTAGTCCAACAATCCAAACTGAGAATAAAAAGGTCCATAATCCTTCAGCTGAATTAAAGGAAAAACCTAGTTCTACCACCAAGCAAAATCTATCAAATAAGGAAACCGATGAGAAAGCTAATACAGAACAGAATAAAG CAAAGTCAACTGCTGAATTGAAGGatgaaagtaaaataaaaaaggaaCATTCTGAGAATGTTAAGAAAAAAACT CATAATGAAAACCCAACTCACAAGAAACAACCTATTAAATCATCTGACCATTCATATACAAAAGATCAAACTCAATTACCAACATCAAATTTGGAGAATAAACCATCTAGTAGACAAAATTATAAAGAAAACAGAAACAATGAACATTCAATTCATAAATCATCCAACTCACATAATTATAAACCACATGAacataatgaatataaaaaacatattgattcaaataaacaagaaTCAAAAACAGAAGTGAAGGAATATTCAACAAAAAGAAATGAAGAGTCCTCTTTGTCAAATGAAccgaatagtaataataataatgagaagaaTACCGGTAAGAATGATAATAAATTGAGTTATTACACAAAAACTAGTGAATATAAAACCGAGAATAAAAATGATGAGCTTATTTCATCAAGTCAACCAACTGTTACTCAAAGCCTTACATCAGTATCGTTTGTTTCCGGTAGTAATAAATATGATTCAACTAAGtcaaatgaatataaaacaTCATCTCAGAGTACAGTCAGTAAACCTGTATCAGAGGATGAGATTAAAACTCAAATAGAAAAATTATTAAAGGACAATCTAAACAATCTGATTTTGAAGATTCAGAAAACAAAAGCAGATGAAAGTAAGCAATCGTCTTCACCATCATCTGAATCCTCATCAACACAACCAGATCAACTGCCTCCGCCTGTTAAAAAAGAtgaaaattattacaaatattataggCCTAATCATAAAGAAATGCGGCATAGACCTAACGATGAAGATGATGAAAGAAAACTACATGAAC ATGATCACCATCATGATAGACATGATGACGAACATAAGCTCCATAAGCCGGAAGAATACAAACCTTGGTCAGATAAGTATGAACTTCGACCTTCAACTAAGGACAGACATATACCAccacctcatcatcatcatcaccatccgaATCCTCATTTTCCACCACATCATCCATTCCCATTAGGACCTGAAAGTGAGTCACAAAATTCGCCATCGAGAAATTCGTTTCCCAAGCAGTATCACATGTTTCGATATCATGAATTGGATAAACAAAATCAAGAAATTCCATATAGACTTCGTTCTCATGAAGAAGATTTCTCGAATCGTCATGCTAATGAAGAAGATAATGATCGAAATTCTTACCAGTCCAAATCACCACCAAAAAAGCAACAAAGTATTATTCAATCTGTATCAGCTACTGTCAATCCTACTCAGCCATTAAATGGCTACGAAGGGGCGACTAAAATCCTGGATTCTGTATCAATCCCACTGACTATCAATATTGATGACTTATCTTCTGGTGATTGTCCATTCACGCCATGCACAAAAACATGTCCAGGCAGTTTGTATAAACTTAATGAAACTACAGGTTGTGCAACTTGTCATTGCTGTTCTAGCGTTACCTGTTACAACCAGTGCACCCAAGGATATGAAGCAGATAAATATGGATGCCCTACATGCAAATGCTTAACAtcttattattga